A stretch of the Massilia varians genome encodes the following:
- a CDS encoding amidase — translation MDFDTYLRHDATALAALVAQGAVTPQHLLDLALARHHAVHGRVNAVVRLMEDEARRQLQGPLRGPFAGVPFLLKDALQDYAGLPTTNASRAMRAHVPREHAAVVRRYLDAGLVVFGKTNLPEFALKGVTDPELFGRTSNPWNLAHTPGGSSGGAAAAVAAGIVPMAAGNDGGGSIRIPAACCGLFGLRPSRGRVSAGPDVGEVWFGASSEGVLSRSVRDCALALDLLQGAEPGDPFIIAPPSAPYVELMRRAPGRLRIGFTAASPIGTEVHPEALAAVRHAATLLRGLGHEVEEAAPQIDGAALATSYLHIYFGQVPALVARMKALGAGDGEPELMTRLLVTLGGALKAPALSTQLAQWNTFARALGRFHQRYDLLLTPTLAHPPIAHGTGDLPAAQQALLGFLQRTGMLGLLARLGLLDSTVQQIARDNLRYVPFTQLSNLTGTPSMSVPLYWTADGLPLGVQLVAPFGREDLLLQLAHQLEGAQPWFDRLPAMTREGAHASGGAQPAAA, via the coding sequence ATGGATTTCGACACTTATCTACGCCATGACGCCACCGCCCTCGCCGCCCTTGTCGCGCAGGGCGCAGTGACGCCGCAGCACCTGCTCGACCTGGCGCTGGCGCGCCACCACGCGGTCCATGGCCGCGTCAACGCGGTGGTGCGGCTGATGGAAGACGAGGCGCGCCGCCAGTTGCAGGGGCCGCTGCGCGGGCCCTTCGCCGGCGTGCCCTTCCTGCTCAAGGATGCGCTGCAGGACTACGCCGGCCTGCCCACCACCAATGCCAGCCGCGCCATGCGCGCGCACGTACCCAGGGAGCACGCGGCCGTGGTGCGGCGTTATCTTGACGCCGGCCTGGTCGTGTTCGGCAAGACCAACCTGCCCGAATTCGCCCTGAAGGGCGTGACCGATCCGGAACTGTTCGGCCGCACCAGCAACCCCTGGAACCTGGCGCACACGCCGGGCGGATCGAGCGGCGGCGCGGCCGCGGCGGTGGCCGCCGGCATCGTGCCGATGGCGGCCGGGAACGACGGCGGCGGCTCGATCCGTATCCCGGCCGCCTGCTGCGGCCTGTTCGGCTTGCGGCCTTCGCGCGGGCGCGTGTCCGCCGGGCCCGACGTGGGCGAAGTCTGGTTCGGCGCCTCGAGCGAAGGCGTGCTGTCGCGCAGCGTGCGCGATTGCGCGCTGGCGCTCGACCTGCTGCAGGGCGCCGAGCCGGGCGATCCATTCATCATCGCCCCGCCGTCCGCGCCCTACGTGGAACTGATGCGGCGCGCGCCTGGCCGGCTGCGCATCGGCTTCACGGCGGCCTCGCCGATCGGCACCGAGGTCCATCCTGAAGCGCTGGCGGCGGTGCGCCATGCGGCCACGCTGCTGCGCGGACTGGGGCACGAGGTGGAGGAAGCGGCGCCGCAGATCGACGGCGCGGCCCTGGCGACGAGTTATCTGCACATCTATTTCGGACAGGTGCCCGCCCTGGTGGCGCGCATGAAAGCGCTCGGCGCCGGCGACGGCGAACCGGAACTGATGACGCGCCTCCTGGTGACGCTGGGCGGCGCGCTGAAAGCGCCGGCCTTGAGCACGCAACTGGCGCAGTGGAACACGTTCGCGCGGGCGCTGGGGCGCTTCCACCAGCGCTACGACCTGTTGCTCACGCCGACGCTGGCGCATCCGCCGATCGCGCATGGCACCGGCGATTTGCCGGCGGCGCAGCAGGCGCTGCTGGGCTTCCTGCAGCGCACCGGCATGCTCGGCCTGCTGGCGCGGCTCGGGCTGCTCGACAGCACCGTGCAACAGATCGCACGCGACAACCTGCGCTACGTGCCGTTCACCCAGCTGTCGAACCTGACGGGAACGCCGTCGATGTCGGTGCCGCTGTACTGGACGGCGGACGGCTTGCCGCTGGGAGTGCAGCTGGTGGCGCCGTTCGGGAGGGAGGACCTGCTGCTGCAGCTGGCGCACCAGCTGGAGGGGGCGCAGCCCTGGTTCGATCGCTTGCCGGCGATGACGCGCGAAGGCGCGCATGCGAGCGGTGGCGCCCAACCCGCTGCGGCTTGA
- the ltrA gene encoding group II intron reverse transcriptase/maturase: MNHVRHQMPASAGRVAARRGEASSDATSDETRLPRQELEDTGRDLLVQALARENMQRAWKRVKANKGAAGVDGLDIAQTGQHLKHAWPAIRKQLLEGTYQPMPVRRVGIPKPDGSERELGIPTVTDRLIQQALLQVLQPLIDPTFSEHSHGFRPGRRARDAVLAVQQYVQEGYRTVVDVDLSKFFDRVNHDILIDRLRKRVNDAGVIWLVRAYLNAGIMDGGVVVERGEGTPQGGPLSPLLANVLLDEVDRMLERQGHRFARYADDCNVYVRSQKAGERVMILLKRRYDKLHLKINESKSAVSRAFGRKFLGYELWMGPKGEVKRAVSKKALEAFRQKIRQLTRRSGGRSIAEVIDGLRSYVLGWKAYFGLAQTPTALRELDKWMRHRLRAIHLKQWRCGPTIYRELRKLGATPKVAALVAGNNRSWWRNSRLALNNVLTIGYFDRLGMPRLT; this comes from the coding sequence ATGAATCATGTACGGCATCAGATGCCCGCATCAGCGGGGCGGGTAGCGGCAAGGCGGGGTGAAGCCTCGTCCGATGCAACCAGCGATGAAACACGACTCCCGCGACAGGAACTGGAAGACACAGGGCGAGACTTGCTTGTGCAAGCGCTCGCGAGGGAGAACATGCAACGCGCGTGGAAACGCGTGAAGGCGAACAAGGGAGCCGCAGGCGTCGATGGTCTGGACATTGCCCAGACCGGACAGCACCTGAAGCACGCTTGGCCTGCCATCAGGAAGCAACTGTTGGAAGGCACGTACCAACCCATGCCGGTGCGGCGCGTCGGCATTCCAAAGCCGGACGGAAGCGAGCGTGAACTGGGAATACCCACCGTAACCGACCGTTTGATTCAGCAGGCACTATTGCAGGTGCTGCAACCGCTGATCGATCCCACCTTTAGTGAACACAGCCACGGGTTCCGGCCTGGTCGGCGTGCGCGCGATGCCGTGCTCGCAGTACAGCAGTACGTGCAGGAAGGCTACCGCACCGTGGTCGACGTCGATCTGTCGAAGTTCTTTGATCGGGTCAACCACGACATCCTGATCGACCGTCTAAGGAAACGCGTGAACGATGCTGGAGTGATCTGGCTGGTGCGCGCCTACCTGAACGCGGGGATCATGGATGGCGGCGTGGTGGTCGAGCGGGGAGAAGGGACGCCGCAAGGCGGACCGCTCTCGCCGCTTCTGGCCAACGTGCTTCTCGACGAGGTGGATCGGATGCTGGAACGACAGGGGCATCGCTTTGCCCGCTATGCCGATGACTGCAACGTGTACGTGCGCAGCCAGAAGGCAGGCGAGCGGGTAATGATCTTGCTCAAGCGCCGGTACGACAAACTGCACCTGAAGATCAACGAATCGAAAAGTGCAGTGAGCCGGGCGTTTGGCCGCAAATTCCTGGGCTATGAGCTGTGGATGGGCCCTAAAGGCGAGGTAAAACGCGCGGTGTCGAAGAAGGCGCTGGAGGCATTCCGGCAGAAGATCAGGCAACTTACTCGTCGATCAGGTGGACGCAGCATTGCCGAGGTAATTGATGGGCTGCGTAGCTACGTATTGGGATGGAAAGCATATTTCGGACTGGCGCAAACCCCGACTGCCCTGCGAGAGCTGGACAAGTGGATGCGCCACCGTCTACGTGCAATTCACCTGAAACAGTGGCGATGTGGGCCTACCATCTATCGAGAGCTGCGAAAGTTGGGGGCAACGCCGAAAGTCGCTGCTCTGGTTGCGGGGAACAACCGCAGCTGGTGGCGCAACAGCAGGCTTGCCCTGAACAACGTCCTGACGATTGGCTACTTTGACCGTCTTGGCATGCCTCGCCTCACTTAA
- the purT gene encoding formate-dependent phosphoribosylglycinamide formyltransferase, with the protein MTSPRLFGTPLSPSAIKVMLLGSGELGKETIIALQRLGVETIAVDRYPNAPGHQVAHRAHVIDMLDGAALSALIALEKPDLVVPEIEAIATETLLALEEAGKITCIPTARAAMLTMNREGIRRLAAEKLGLPTSPYRFASSLEELEQACATVGFPCVVKPVMSSSGKGQSKLDSAADVAAAWEAAASGGRVDAGRVIAEGFVDFDYEITLLTVRSVGADGQVETSFCEPIGHKQVQGDYVESWQPQQMSSAALARARDIADKVTTDLGGCGVFGVELFVKGDMVWFSEVSPRPHDTGMVTMVSQVQSEFELHAKAVLGLPVDASLRAPGASAVIYGQIDAAGIAFDGVADALRVPGVDLRLFGKPESFARRRMGVALATAEDVETARRRALEAASRVKPVSR; encoded by the coding sequence ATGACTAGCCCACGCCTTTTCGGTACCCCGCTCTCCCCTTCCGCCATCAAGGTCATGCTGCTCGGCTCCGGTGAACTCGGCAAGGAAACCATCATCGCCCTGCAGCGCCTGGGCGTGGAGACCATCGCCGTCGACCGCTACCCGAACGCACCCGGCCACCAGGTCGCCCACCGCGCCCACGTGATCGACATGCTTGATGGGGCCGCCCTGTCCGCCCTGATCGCACTGGAAAAGCCCGACCTGGTGGTCCCGGAAATCGAAGCCATCGCCACCGAGACCCTGCTGGCCCTCGAAGAAGCCGGCAAGATCACCTGCATCCCGACCGCGCGCGCGGCGATGCTGACCATGAACCGCGAAGGCATCCGGCGCCTGGCCGCCGAGAAACTCGGCCTGCCGACCTCGCCCTACCGCTTTGCCAGCAGCCTGGAAGAACTGGAACAGGCGTGCGCCACGGTCGGCTTCCCCTGCGTGGTCAAGCCGGTGATGTCCTCGTCCGGCAAGGGCCAGTCCAAACTCGACAGCGCCGCGGACGTCGCCGCGGCCTGGGAAGCCGCCGCCAGCGGCGGGCGCGTCGACGCCGGCCGCGTGATCGCGGAAGGCTTCGTCGACTTCGATTACGAGATCACCCTGCTCACGGTGCGCTCGGTGGGCGCCGATGGCCAGGTCGAGACCAGCTTTTGCGAGCCGATCGGCCACAAGCAGGTCCAGGGCGACTATGTCGAATCCTGGCAGCCGCAGCAGATGAGCTCCGCCGCCTTGGCGCGCGCGCGCGATATCGCGGACAAGGTGACAACCGACCTGGGCGGCTGCGGCGTCTTCGGCGTCGAGCTGTTCGTCAAGGGTGACATGGTGTGGTTCTCGGAAGTGAGCCCGCGTCCGCACGACACCGGCATGGTGACCATGGTCAGTCAGGTGCAGAGCGAATTCGAGCTGCACGCCAAGGCGGTGCTGGGCTTGCCGGTGGATGCGTCGCTGCGCGCGCCGGGGGCGTCCGCCGTGATCTACGGCCAGATCGATGCGGCCGGCATTGCCTTCGACGGCGTGGCCGATGCCCTGCGCGTGCCGGGCGTGGACCTGCGCCTGTTCGGCAAGCCGGAATCGTTCGCGCGCCGCCGCATGGGGGTGGCGCTGGCGACGGCGGAGGATGTCGAGACCGCCCGTCGGCGGGCGCTGGAGGCGGCATCGCGGGTGAAACCGGTAAGCCGCTGA
- the ltrA gene encoding group II intron reverse transcriptase/maturase: protein MNHVRHQMPASAGRVAARRGEASSDATSDETRLPRQELEDTGRDLLVQALARENMQRAWKRVKTNKGAAGVDGLDIAQTGQHLKHAWPAIRKQLLEGTYQPMPVRRVGIPKPDGSERELGIPTVTDRLIQQALLQVLQPLIDPTFSEHSHGFRPGRRARDAVLAAQQYVQQGYRTVVDVDLSKFFDRVNHDILIDRLRKRVNDAGVIRLVRAYLNAGIMDGGVVVERGEGTPQGGPLSPLLANVLLDEVDRMLERQGHRFARYADDCNVYVRSQKAGERVMILLKRRYDKLHLKINESKSAVSRAFGRKFLGYELWMGPEGEVKRAVSKKALEAFRQKIRQLTRRSGGRSIAEVIDGLRSYVLGWKAYFGLAQTPTALRELDKWMRHRLRAIHLKQWRCGPTIYRELRKLGATPKVAALVAGNNRSWWRNSRLALNNVLTIGYFDRLGMPRLT, encoded by the coding sequence ATGAATCATGTACGGCATCAGATGCCCGCATCAGCGGGGCGGGTCGCGGCAAGGCGGGGTGAAGCCTCGTCCGATGCAACCAGCGATGAAACACGACTCCCGCGACAGGAACTGGAAGACACAGGGCGAGACTTGCTTGTGCAAGCGCTCGCGAGGGAGAACATGCAACGCGCGTGGAAACGCGTGAAGACGAACAAGGGAGCCGCAGGCGTCGATGGTCTGGACATTGCCCAGACCGGACAGCACCTGAAGCACGCTTGGCCTGCCATCAGGAAGCAACTGTTGGAAGGCACGTACCAACCCATGCCGGTGCGGCGCGTCGGCATTCCAAAGCCGGACGGAAGCGAGCGTGAACTGGGAATACCCACCGTAACCGACCGTTTGATTCAGCAGGCACTATTGCAGGTGCTGCAACCGCTGATCGATCCCACCTTTAGTGAACACAGCCACGGGTTCCGGCCCGGCCGGCGTGCGCGTGATGCCGTGCTTGCAGCACAGCAATACGTGCAACAAGGCTACCGCACCGTGGTCGACGTCGATCTGTCGAAGTTCTTTGATCGGGTCAACCACGACATCCTGATCGACCGCCTAAGGAAACGCGTGAACGACGCCGGAGTGATCCGGCTGGTACGCGCCTACCTGAACGCGGGGATCATGGATGGCGGCGTGGTGGTCGAGCGGGGAGAAGGGACGCCGCAAGGCGGACCGCTCTCGCCGCTTCTGGCCAACGTGCTTCTCGACGAGGTGGATCGGATGCTGGAACGACAGGGGCATCGCTTTGCCCGCTATGCCGATGACTGCAACGTGTACGTGCGCAGCCAGAAGGCAGGCGAGCGGGTAATGATCTTGCTCAAGCGCCGGTACGACAAGCTGCACCTGAAGATCAACGAATCGAAAAGTGCAGTGAGCCGGGCGTTTGGCCGCAAATTCCTGGGCTATGAGCTGTGGATGGGCCCTGAAGGCGAGGTGAAACGCGCGGTGTCGAAGAAGGCGCTGGAGGCATTCCGGCAGAAGATCAGGCAACTTACTCGTCGATCAGGTGGACGCAGCATTGCCGAGGTAATTGATGGGCTGCGTAGCTACGTATTGGGATGGAAAGCATATTTCGGACTGGCGCAAACCCCGACTGCCCTGCGAGAGCTGGACAAGTGGATGCGCCACCGTCTACGTGCAATTCACCTGAAACAGTGGCGATGTGGGCCTACCATCTATCGAGAGCTGCGAAAGTTGGGGGCAACGCCGAAAGTCGCTGCTCTGGTTGCGGGGAACAACCGCAGCTGGTGGCGCAACAGCAGGCTTGCCCTGAACAACGTCCTGACGATTGGCTACTTCGACCGCCTTGGCATGCCTCGCCTCACTTAA
- a CDS encoding alpha/beta fold hydrolase gives MLRFSLSGQGSPTIVLLGGAGGPLEGWHQLFPEIETLGTVFAYDRPGVGASGRPREPQMGTTVILQLRALLREVGARPPFLLVAHSFGGLHANLFARVYPEETCGVLFIEATTPDDVRNLKRYRSGLQRLVAGLLDRFSPPDPNDEVSNELETIEEIAEAPAFPPIPITVLSGGKRLPRWMISGEVQRERERNQEALVHLSPLGERAIAKRSAHFPQTTEPQVVFDELSKLIRRVRI, from the coding sequence ATGCTCCGTTTTTCGCTGTCGGGGCAGGGCAGCCCGACCATCGTCTTGCTGGGCGGCGCCGGCGGTCCGCTGGAGGGCTGGCACCAGCTGTTTCCCGAGATCGAAACGCTGGGCACGGTCTTCGCCTACGACAGGCCGGGCGTGGGCGCCAGCGGGCGGCCGCGCGAGCCGCAGATGGGCACCACCGTCATCCTGCAGTTGCGCGCGCTGCTGCGCGAGGTCGGCGCCAGGCCACCCTTCCTGCTGGTGGCGCATTCCTTCGGCGGTCTGCATGCGAACCTGTTCGCACGGGTCTATCCGGAAGAGACCTGCGGCGTCCTGTTCATCGAGGCGACCACGCCCGACGACGTGCGCAACCTGAAACGCTACCGCTCCGGCTTGCAGCGCCTGGTGGCCGGCCTGCTCGATCGCTTCTCGCCGCCGGATCCGAACGACGAGGTCAGCAACGAACTGGAGACGATCGAAGAGATCGCCGAGGCGCCGGCGTTTCCGCCGATTCCCATCACCGTGCTGTCGGGCGGCAAGCGGTTGCCGCGCTGGATGATCTCGGGCGAGGTACAGCGCGAGCGCGAGCGCAACCAGGAGGCCCTGGTGCACCTGTCGCCGCTGGGCGAGCGGGCAATCGCGAAGCGCAGCGCGCATTTTCCGCAGACGACCGAGCCGCAGGTGGTGTTCGATGAGTTGTCGAAACTGATCCGCCGGGTGCGGATCTAG
- a CDS encoding AAA family ATPase, whose product MSVFHAKIDGVPQFVSYFAPVHRAMQQLGGQATPKQVYAHIAEHESLSSEDLAQVNLNGRPTFENRAAWARFYMTKAGWMYSPKHGVWALTEHGKQSAEITDAQAVAMFNSVATQLKGHEDAVEAPKDHVQPDSTQYWFVGAMWGNGEGDQTPRFLQDGVWQNGYEDKFAEQVRAMKPGDRIAIKATFARKHGTPFDNKGKRVSAMKIKAIGTVTRNHGDGRSVDVVWDALAEPREWYFYTYRTTITRARVEDEILARRLVAFTFDGAQQDYAFFMAQPYWRDRFMAADDTALGGDSSDEDTETLDEIEQVPPVVIYGVTDIVAEGCFVPEAELHNMLKRWTEKKNLILQGPPGTGKTWLAQRLAKALIGQRNVTDEQLRMVQFHPALSYEDFVRGYRPGGDGRLTLTDGLFLQVVQAAIAQPDIEHVLIIEEINRGNPAQVLGEMLTLLESSKRSRADAMELAYSKSRGEKVYVPENLYVIGTMNVADRSLALVDLALRRRFAFVNLSPSLNSTWRKWCCDKGMDAATIENIQTRMDALNEEIVSDRALGPQFRIGHSYVTPHEPVTNAQAWFED is encoded by the coding sequence ATGTCCGTATTTCACGCCAAGATTGATGGCGTTCCGCAGTTTGTAAGTTACTTCGCCCCAGTGCACCGGGCTATGCAACAACTGGGTGGGCAAGCTACTCCGAAACAAGTTTATGCACACATTGCCGAGCACGAAAGCCTTTCGTCGGAAGATTTGGCTCAGGTCAACCTAAATGGACGCCCCACTTTTGAGAACCGCGCGGCCTGGGCACGTTTTTATATGACTAAGGCAGGCTGGATGTACTCACCCAAGCACGGCGTGTGGGCGTTGACGGAACATGGCAAGCAATCCGCTGAAATTACCGACGCGCAGGCGGTGGCTATGTTTAACAGCGTAGCTACGCAGCTCAAGGGTCATGAAGATGCAGTAGAGGCTCCAAAGGACCATGTGCAGCCGGACAGCACGCAATACTGGTTTGTAGGTGCGATGTGGGGCAATGGTGAGGGGGACCAAACGCCTCGCTTTTTGCAGGATGGCGTTTGGCAGAACGGTTATGAAGATAAGTTCGCCGAGCAAGTCCGCGCAATGAAACCAGGCGACCGCATCGCCATCAAGGCTACCTTTGCACGTAAGCATGGCACCCCTTTTGACAATAAGGGAAAGAGGGTTAGTGCCATGAAAATTAAGGCTATTGGCACGGTTACCCGTAATCATGGTGACGGTCGCAGTGTGGATGTAGTCTGGGACGCACTGGCTGAGCCCCGCGAGTGGTACTTTTATACTTACCGCACTACCATCACCCGTGCACGAGTGGAAGACGAGATTCTGGCACGTCGTTTGGTAGCGTTCACCTTTGACGGCGCTCAGCAGGATTATGCATTCTTTATGGCTCAACCTTACTGGCGCGACCGATTTATGGCGGCTGACGACACCGCGCTGGGCGGGGACTCTTCCGACGAAGATACAGAAACACTGGATGAAATCGAGCAAGTACCACCCGTGGTCATTTATGGCGTAACAGACATCGTAGCCGAAGGGTGTTTTGTGCCCGAAGCCGAGCTACACAACATGCTCAAGCGTTGGACAGAGAAAAAGAATCTAATCTTACAGGGCCCGCCGGGCACTGGTAAAACGTGGCTAGCCCAACGCTTGGCCAAAGCATTAATTGGGCAAAGAAACGTAACTGATGAGCAGTTGCGCATGGTGCAGTTCCACCCAGCATTGTCGTACGAAGACTTTGTGCGTGGATATCGCCCTGGTGGGGACGGACGCCTGACGCTAACGGATGGGCTGTTTTTACAGGTAGTACAGGCTGCTATTGCACAGCCTGATATCGAACATGTGCTTATCATTGAGGAAATAAACCGAGGAAACCCAGCTCAAGTGCTAGGAGAGATGTTGACATTGCTAGAGAGTAGTAAGCGTTCACGTGCAGATGCGATGGAACTGGCCTATTCGAAATCACGTGGAGAAAAGGTTTATGTTCCAGAGAACCTGTACGTGATTGGCACTATGAACGTCGCTGACCGTTCCCTTGCGTTGGTAGATTTGGCTCTACGTCGTCGCTTTGCATTTGTGAATCTATCCCCAAGCCTGAATAGTACTTGGCGCAAGTGGTGCTGTGATAAAGGTATGGATGCAGCGACCATTGAAAACATTCAAACGCGAATGGACGCCTTGAACGAAGAGATTGTTTCCGACCGCGCTTTGGGACCTCAGTTTCGAATCGGCCATTCATATGTCACACCACATGAGCCGGTAACGAACGCTCAGGCTTGGTTCGAAGACTGA